A segment of the Candidatus Deferrimicrobiaceae bacterium genome:
CCTTTCTTGCTATTAAGATAGAAAGACTGTATACGGTATACATTCTGCAAGATCCGAATCAAGCACATTGACGTCATTCTGCAGGCAGTACTCCGGGTACAGGAAGGGGGGGTGATTGCCGCACTGCGAATGGAGCGCTGTCCCCTGGCTGCTACCATGGAGAGAATCTACCAAGAACGGAAAGGAGGGTGCCCGTAAAACCGTAAGAAGCTGATCCGTCAAATACCGCTATCCCATGAAAGGGGGTTCGACAGCATGGCGACGCTCAAGGAAAAGCTTTTCGAGAAGATTCAGGCGCACCGTCCACGCATCACCAAACTGGTCAAGGAGCAAGGCAAGGTGGTCATCGACCAGGTTACTATCGATCAGTGCATCGGCGGCGCGCGCGACGTCCGCTGCCTCGTGACCGACATCTCCTACCTGGATCCTCAGGAAGGGATCCGCTTCCGCGGGAAGACGATCCCCGAGTCTTTCGCGGCCCTTCCCAAGGTCCCCGGGTCCGAGTACCCTTACGTCGAGGGGTTCTTCTATTTCCTGATGACCGGCGATGTCCCCACGATGGAGCAGGCCCTGGCGACGGTCGAGGATTTCAAAGTCCGCTCCCAGATCCCCCAGTACGTGTTCGACGTCCTGCGCGCCATGCCGCGCGACACCCATCCGATGACCATGTTCTCCGCTGCCATCGTTGCAATGCAGCGGGAATCCATCTTCGCGAAGAGATACGGCGAGGGAATGAAGAAGATAGACTACTGGGACCCGATGTTCGAGGACGCCTGCAACCTGATGGCGAAGCTGCCGTCGATCGGGGCGTACATCTACCGGATGAAGTACAAGGGCGACACCCATATTGCCCCGGACCCGAAGCTCGACCTGGGCGGCAACTTCGCCCGTATGATGGGGATCGGCAAGCCCTATGACGACGTGGCCCGGATGTACTTCTGCCTCCACTCGGACCATGAGTCGGGCAACGTGTCGGCGCACACCGCGCACCTCGTGGCCTCGGCCCTTTCCGATGCCTACTACGCCTATTCCGCCGGCATCAACGGCCTGGCCGGCCCGCTCCACGGCCTGGCGAACCAGGAAGTGCTGGGATGGTGCCAGGGGGTGTTCAAAAAGCTGGGAGGAAA
Coding sequences within it:
- a CDS encoding citrate (Si)-synthase produces the protein MATLKEKLFEKIQAHRPRITKLVKEQGKVVIDQVTIDQCIGGARDVRCLVTDISYLDPQEGIRFRGKTIPESFAALPKVPGSEYPYVEGFFYFLMTGDVPTMEQALATVEDFKVRSQIPQYVFDVLRAMPRDTHPMTMFSAAIVAMQRESIFAKRYGEGMKKIDYWDPMFEDACNLMAKLPSIGAYIYRMKYKGDTHIAPDPKLDLGGNFARMMGIGKPYDDVARMYFCLHSDHESGNVSAHTAHLVASALSDAYYAYSAGINGLAGPLHGLANQEVLGWCQGVFKKLGGKLPTEEELKKFLWDTLNSGQVIPGYGHAVLRKTDPRYVSQMEFCLKNLPDYPLFKLVNMIYKVAPDVLREHGKAKNPWPNVDAQSGVIQWYYGVVEYDFYTVLFGIGRALGVLCNLTWDRGLGYALERPKSVTTDMLEKWAAEGGRKLA